In the genome of Thermus sp. LT1-2-5, one region contains:
- a CDS encoding LOG family protein: MRLVSVFVSSRLSPKDPLYPRLVRYGEVLAEEGFGLACGGYQGGMEALARGVKAKGGLVVGVTAPGLFPERKGPNAHVDLELPASSLPERIGRLLDLGAGYLALPGGVGTLAELVLAWNLLYLRRGLGRPLAVDPYWLDLLKAHGEIAPEDLALLRVVAGEEDLRRFLRSL; encoded by the coding sequence ATGCGCCTCGTTTCCGTCTTCGTCTCCTCCAGGCTTTCCCCAAAGGACCCCCTTTACCCCAGGCTCGTGCGCTACGGGGAGGTGCTGGCCGAGGAGGGCTTTGGCCTGGCCTGTGGCGGGTACCAAGGGGGGATGGAGGCCCTGGCCCGAGGGGTGAAGGCCAAGGGGGGGTTGGTGGTAGGGGTTACGGCCCCGGGCCTTTTCCCGGAGCGGAAAGGCCCCAACGCCCACGTGGACCTGGAGCTTCCGGCCAGTAGCCTTCCCGAGCGCATCGGCCGGCTTTTGGACCTGGGGGCGGGGTACCTGGCCCTGCCCGGCGGGGTGGGCACCCTGGCGGAGCTGGTTCTGGCCTGGAACCTCCTCTACCTGCGGCGGGGCTTGGGGCGGCCCTTGGCGGTGGACCCCTACTGGCTCGATCTCCTCAAAGCCCACGGGGAGATCGCCCCCGAGGACCTCGCCCTCTTGCGGGTGGTGGCGGGCGAGGAGGACCTGCGCCGCTTCCTGAGGAGCCTATGA
- a CDS encoding HAD family hydrolase, whose amino-acid sequence MRLWLLDLDDTLLVDHGVTREVLEALGREVGVEGLYPAVKARAEALFREAPFYPWAERIGHSALEALWAGYTTPGLEAWAAWAWPFRERVFREALAALGGPRERARELAEAFFQRRRRYPLFPEVPEFLKALRAQGAFLVLLTNGVPDLQREKLVGAGLEAAFDLTLVSGEVGWGKPDPRLFRMALCAFGLPPEAAVMVGDNPERDIQGALAAGLTAVFVDRGHRLPDPRYPAHLQVKDLREALALLS is encoded by the coding sequence ATGCGGCTTTGGCTTTTGGACCTAGACGACACCCTCCTCGTGGACCACGGGGTGACCCGGGAGGTACTGGAGGCCTTGGGGAGGGAGGTGGGGGTAGAGGGGCTTTACCCGGCGGTGAAGGCGCGGGCCGAGGCCCTATTCCGGGAGGCTCCCTTTTACCCCTGGGCGGAAAGGATCGGCCACTCGGCCTTAGAGGCCCTTTGGGCGGGCTACACCACCCCGGGCCTCGAGGCCTGGGCCGCCTGGGCCTGGCCCTTTCGCGAGCGGGTCTTCCGCGAGGCCTTGGCCGCCCTGGGGGGGCCTAGGGAAAGGGCTCGGGAGCTGGCGGAGGCCTTCTTCCAGAGGCGACGCCGCTACCCCCTGTTCCCCGAGGTGCCGGAGTTCCTTAAGGCCCTGCGGGCGCAGGGGGCCTTCCTCGTCCTCCTCACCAACGGGGTCCCTGACCTGCAGCGGGAGAAGCTCGTGGGCGCCGGGCTGGAGGCGGCCTTTGACCTCACCCTGGTCTCGGGGGAGGTGGGGTGGGGCAAGCCCGACCCCCGGCTTTTCCGCATGGCCCTATGCGCCTTCGGCCTCCCCCCCGAGGCGGCGGTGATGGTGGGGGACAACCCCGAGCGGGACATCCAGGGGGCCTTGGCGGCGGGGCTCACGGCGGTCTTCGTGGACCGGGGCCACCGCTTGCCCGACCCCCGCTACCCCGCCCACCTGCAGGTGAAGGACCTAAGGGAGGCCCTGGCCCTCCTTTCGTGA
- a CDS encoding universal stress protein — MYRTILMPTDGSPCSFQALEHGLSLAKALGAKVHFLYVLENPAQAIWIAPESVPYGLELLEDLKKAGEEAIGKALALAKEKGVEATGEVKEGTPIPTIVEAAKGFDLVVMGTHGRTGLDKLLLGSVTEGVLHRVSVPVLVVRCR; from the coding sequence ATGTACCGGACCATCCTTATGCCCACGGACGGGAGCCCCTGCAGTTTCCAGGCCCTGGAGCATGGCCTTTCCCTGGCCAAGGCCCTGGGGGCCAAGGTGCACTTTCTCTACGTCCTGGAAAACCCCGCCCAGGCCATCTGGATCGCCCCCGAGAGCGTTCCCTACGGCCTCGAGCTCCTGGAGGACCTGAAGAAGGCGGGGGAGGAGGCCATCGGGAAGGCCCTGGCCCTGGCCAAGGAGAAGGGGGTGGAGGCCACGGGGGAGGTGAAGGAGGGTACCCCCATCCCCACCATCGTGGAGGCGGCCAAGGGGTTTGACCTCGTGGTCATGGGCACCCACGGGCGCACGGGGCTGGACAAGCTCCTTTTGGGCTCGGTGACCGAGGGGGTGCTCCACCGGGTTTCCGTGCCGGTCCTGGTGGTGCGCTGCCGCTAG
- the rlmB gene encoding 23S rRNA (guanosine(2251)-2'-O)-methyltransferase RlmB: protein MWIYGRNPVLEAIREGRARRVLVARGVEAWLLRELERLGAPFELVPRIELDTLLRTTHHQGLAAEVEAPTYATLEDAWRLAEARGEPPLLVVLDGITDPRNYGAMIRSALALGAHGVVSEERRAAPLSPLALKASAGAALKLPVIKVKNLPRTLKELKERGLWVYGLDVRGEKTPPELDFQRPLALVVGSEGEGMRRLVRESCDELFRIPIRPEAESLNASVALGIALYQARLSRGVG, encoded by the coding sequence ATGTGGATCTACGGGAGAAACCCGGTCCTCGAGGCCATCCGGGAAGGCCGCGCCCGCAGGGTCCTGGTGGCGAGGGGCGTGGAGGCCTGGCTCCTACGGGAACTGGAGCGGCTCGGGGCCCCCTTTGAGCTCGTCCCCCGAATAGAGCTCGATACCCTCCTCCGCACCACCCACCACCAGGGCCTGGCGGCGGAGGTGGAGGCGCCCACCTACGCCACCCTGGAAGACGCCTGGCGCCTGGCCGAAGCCCGGGGCGAACCCCCCCTTCTCGTGGTCCTGGACGGGATCACCGACCCCAGGAACTACGGGGCCATGATCCGGAGCGCCCTGGCCCTGGGGGCCCACGGGGTGGTTTCCGAGGAGCGGCGGGCAGCCCCCCTTTCCCCCTTAGCCCTCAAGGCCAGCGCTGGGGCCGCCCTCAAGCTTCCTGTCATCAAGGTGAAAAACCTCCCCCGCACCCTGAAGGAACTCAAGGAAAGGGGGCTTTGGGTCTACGGGTTGGACGTGCGGGGGGAGAAGACCCCCCCAGAACTGGATTTCCAAAGGCCCTTGGCCTTGGTGGTGGGCTCGGAGGGGGAAGGGATGCGGCGGCTGGTGCGGGAGTCCTGCGACGAGCTCTTCCGCATCCCCATCCGGCCCGAGGCGGAGTCCTTGAACGCCTCCGTGGCCCTGGGCATCGCCCTCTACCAGGCGAGGCTTTCCCGGGGTGTAGGATAG